A portion of the Granulosicoccus antarcticus IMCC3135 genome contains these proteins:
- a CDS encoding DUF1801 domain-containing protein, with product MKPFTDESVEAAYFSLPHAHQVAALQLREWVHEVAAGLDATGGVKEALKWGQPGYLPVKPKVGSTLRVWRYDDQDVALYFNCQSMLVENFRTLFSDDLRYSKNRAVLFNVSEPMPEALAKDCIRMALYYHYDKK from the coding sequence ATGAAGCCATTTACCGACGAGTCCGTTGAGGCAGCTTATTTTTCGTTGCCTCATGCCCATCAGGTCGCTGCACTGCAGTTGCGTGAATGGGTTCATGAGGTTGCCGCCGGGCTTGATGCCACGGGCGGCGTCAAAGAAGCTTTGAAATGGGGGCAGCCGGGATATCTACCTGTAAAGCCTAAGGTGGGCAGCACGCTCAGAGTCTGGCGTTACGATGATCAGGACGTAGCCTTGTACTTCAACTGTCAGAGCATGCTGGTTGAAAACTTTCGAACCTTGTTTTCTGATGATCTGCGCTATTCAAAAAACAGGGCCGTCCTGTTCAATGTGTCTGAACCCATGCCAGAGGCATTAGCTAAAGACTGTATACGGATGGCCCTGTATTATCATTACGATAAGAAATAA
- a CDS encoding Crp/Fnr family transcriptional regulator gives MTQQSIEDYLSTHAFFSELDKQSKKFLSDTAGVVNIKQGDVLFKLGTSADKFYLLKSGAISVQVPALEGPSLEIQKLKAGQMLGWSWLIPPYRWNFQARALEDSELLEFDGSIILAHCEEEPAFGYAVLKLFAGLMSERLDRARQKTMDQWEPAGFA, from the coding sequence ATGACTCAACAATCGATAGAAGACTATCTGAGCACTCATGCGTTCTTCTCCGAGCTGGATAAACAGAGCAAGAAATTTCTGTCCGACACAGCGGGTGTCGTAAATATCAAGCAAGGTGATGTTCTGTTCAAACTCGGAACCAGTGCCGACAAGTTCTACCTGCTGAAAAGTGGCGCGATCAGTGTCCAGGTTCCAGCTCTGGAGGGACCCTCTCTGGAAATACAGAAACTCAAGGCAGGCCAAATGCTCGGCTGGTCCTGGCTCATCCCACCCTACCGATGGAACTTCCAGGCGCGGGCACTGGAGGATTCAGAGCTACTCGAATTCGACGGCAGCATCATTCTGGCTCACTGCGAAGAAGAACCGGCTTTCGGCTATGCGGTGCTGAAACTGTTCGCAGGCCTGATGTCGGAAAGACTCGACAGAGCTCGTCAGAAAACGATGGATCAGTGGGAACCGGCAGGTTTTGCCTGA